One window from the genome of Phoenix dactylifera cultivar Barhee BC4 unplaced genomic scaffold, palm_55x_up_171113_PBpolish2nd_filt_p 000598F, whole genome shotgun sequence encodes:
- the LOC103695522 gene encoding putative germin-like protein 2-1, which produces MPPNTLISSKDLISYRKEMACHILLFALLALASSRVMASDPSQLQDFCVADLKSPILVNGFVCKPPMHVTADDFFFSGLDMPGNTSNQLGSKVTQVNVNQIAGLNTLGISLARIDYEPYGLNPPHTHPRATEVLTVLEGTLYLGFVTSNTNNGNLLFTKMLKKGDVFVFPQGLIHFQFNYGPTPAVALSALSSQNPGVITIANAVFGSNPPISDAVLAKAFQVGKDTIKYLQAQFWVDNN; this is translated from the exons ATGCCGCCAAATACCCTCATTTCCTCTAAAGATTTAATTTCGTATAGGAAAGAGATGGCTTGCCATATCCTCCTCTTTGCTCTCCTTGCCCTGGCTTCCTCTCGTGTGATGGCCTCCGATCCCAGCCAACTTCAAGACTTCTGCGTTGCTGACCTCAAGTCCCCTA TCCTTGTGAATGGTTTTGTTTGCAAGCCACCAATGCACGTGACAGCGGACgacttcttcttctccggccTCGATATGCCTGGCAACACATCGAACCAGCTTGGGTCTAAGGTGACGCAGGTGAATGTGAACCAAATTGCCGGGCTCAACACCCTCGGCATCTCCTTGGCTCGAATAGACTATGAACCTTACGGTCTCAACCCACCACACACCCATCCCCGGGCTACCGAGGTCCTTACAGTGTTAGAAGGCACGCTCTATCTCGGCTTTGTCACATCCAACACCAACAACGGCAACCTTCTCTTCACTAAGATGCTCAAGAAGGGTGATGTCTTTGTGTTTCCCCAAGGTTTAATCCATTTCCAATTCAACTACGGTCCAACACCTGCCGTGGCCCTTTCAGCTCTAAGCAGCCAGAATCCTGGAGTGATCACTATAGCCAATGCAGTCTTTGGATCAAACCCGCCCATCTCTGATGCGGTTTTGGCCAAGGCCTTCCAAGTGGGCAAGGATACCATCAAGTATCTCCAGGCTCAGTTCTGGGTGGATAACAACTAG
- the LOC103720543 gene encoding putative germin-like protein 2-1: MASGALVIAILALAFAEAFAGDPKPLQDFCVADLKSPVFVNGLVCKDPKLAMPEDFFFSGLDKPGNTNNRVGSNVTLVNAAMLPGLNTLGVSIARIDYAPYGLNPPHTHPRATEILTVIEGSLYVGFVTSNPNKFFAKTLHKGDVFVFPQGLIHFQFNVGDINAVAMSGFNSQNPGVITIADAVFGSKPPISDDVLMKAFQVGKEIIEELKAQFK; encoded by the exons ATGGCCTCTGGAGCTCTTGTGATCGCCATTCTTGCATTGGCTTTTGCTGAAGCTTTTGCCGGAGATCCCAAACCACTGCAGGACTTCTGTGTCGCTGACTTGAAGTCTCCTG TGTTTGTCAATGGGTTGGTCTGCAAGGACCCCAAGCTTGCCATGCCAGAGgacttcttcttctccggccTCGACAAGCCTGGTAACACCAATAACCGGGTTGGCTCCAACGTTACTCTCGTCAATGCAGCCATGCTCCCAGGCCTGAACACTCTTGGCGTCTCCATTGCCCGCATCGACTACGCTCCCTATGGCCTCAACCCTCCCCATACCCACCCTCGGGCCACCGAGATCCTCACCGTCATCGAGGGATCTCTCTACGTTGGCTTCGTGACTTCGAACCCTAACAAGTTTTTCGCCAAGACCCTCCACAAGGGTGATGTCTTCGTCTTCCCCCAAGGCCTAATTCACTTCCAGTTCAATGTTGGGGATATCAATGCGGTTGCCATGTCCGGTTTTAACAGCCAGAATCCTGGTGTGATCACCATAGCCGATGCCGTCTTCGGTTCGAAGCCACCCATCTCTGATGATGTTCTGATGAAGGCCTTCCAAGTGGGCAAGGAGATCATTGAAGAGCTTAAGGCTCAGTTTAAGTAG
- the LOC120106662 gene encoding uncharacterized protein LOC120106662, with the protein MDMVDSFLHLDPPLSPLRFPSDDVDSSCSTPYVSAPSSPGRSGVAGGYFFSAPTSPMHFILSSAGSGGGRFPSDSPDASVAGSFEFEFSARFPSAAAFATGSMTSADELFLNGQIRPMKLCSHLQRPQVLAPLLDLNEEEEDDDESERHPPEMAARGWDLKLRSRSIRRRARSHSPLRNAPLHWQMEVEEREDRAKDVEPVPDPKQIEAEAATLSVSASSSRSSSTSSSSSSSSSSSGRTSKKWVFLKDLLYRSKSEGRERGNTKEKFWHSISFLPYRQGLLGCLGFTSRSYGAINGIAHTLHPVSSK; encoded by the exons ATGGATATGGTTGATTCTTTCCTG CACCTCGACCCTCCCCTCTCCCCCCTGCGCTTCCCCTCGGACGATGTCGACAGCTCCTGCTCCACTCCCTACGTCAGCGCCCCCTCCAGCCCCGGCCGCAGCGGCGTCGCCGGTGGTTACTTCTTTAGCGCCCCCACCAGCCCCATGCACTTCATCCTCTCCTCCGCCGGCAGCGGCGGAGGCCGCTTCCCTTCCGACTCCCCCGACGCCTCCGTCGCCGGCTCCTTCGAGTTCGAATTCTCCGCCCGATTTCCCTCTGCCGCCGCCTTCGCCACCggatccatgacctccgccgaTGAGCTCTTCCTTAACGGCCAGATCCGCCCCATGAAGCTCTGCTCCCACCTCCAGCGGCCCCAGGTCCTCGCCCCCCTCCTCGATCtcaacgaagaagaagaagacgacgaTGAATCCGAGCGTCACCCGCCGGAAATGGCCGCGAGGGGGTGGGATCTGAAGCTCCGGAGCCGATCGATTCGCCGGAGGGCCAGATCCCATTCCCCGCTTCGGAACGCGCCACTCCATTGGCAAATGGAGGTCGAAGAACGAGAAGATAGAGCGAAAGATGTAGAGCCGGTTCCAGATCCGAAGCAGATCGAGGCGGAGGCGGCCACTCTATCCGTCTCGGCTTCGTCCTCCCGGTCCTCCTccacgtcctcctcctcctcctcctcctcctcctcctctggaAGAACCTCCAAGAAGTGGGTCTTCCTCAAAGATCTCCTCTATAGAAGCAAGAgcgagggaagagagagaggaaacacCAAAGAGAAGTTCTGGCACTCGATCTCTTTCTTGCCTTACCGCCAGGGCCTGCTCGGCTGCCTGGGCTTCACTTCCCGCAGCTATGGTGCCATTAACGGCATCGCCCATACCCTTCACCCCGTCTCTTCCAAGTAA